cctttccgtatccaatgggccgactctacatccacggcccccgtAAGATTCCTACAAATTCGGGAGATCCGCCGccaacgggacgctagcacaatgtctgtacttccccgagcaccccaccgacgaagagcgagcattctccgccacatcagcatacgtggcccgGTTCTACCCGCAGGGATCGACACCACCACAACGGTCCCAGGCCACCCCGACTCCTCGAGCTACATCTACCCTCGCTcccgaagccgaaagctccatccaagcggccatgcacgcaAAGCTACGGGCCGTCAAGGAGGAAcgagataggctccgttgtgagcttgttgattcccgcgcagaggtcgcagattacagggagcttcagacggagttgactcgagcacgcgcccgagTCGCACATCTAGATCTGGAGATGGCCCGTTTGAGCGCGCAGTTGGACCAAGTGCACAAAAGGGCATGCAACCTCgcccacccctaggattagcggatgcgcccatttttgccctcgctctaACCTACGCCGCTTtcgagcggccaccgagcgcaaagggatgtcggctttacgtttatgttcctttttcttccgtgcgttgtattttgtaaaactatggaGCTTGAAtctaatcaatgtaatgacattagtgttttgaaaactcatgcatctcatacatcttatCATTTTGCTTATTCCGTACTTATCGTCCGAGATATCGATGTTtgcccttacacattcttggaatctaggtgattacaactggcgtcgcaccgctacccgactcgtcaacgtcttAGAATGGCGGAAGAAGATCGAGTTGACATCTCCGAGGAAGTCAACCCACCGGCTCCGACTCTTTCTCAACCACCTCTAACACACGCTCCGCCGCCTCCGACCCCTGCGGGCATACTCCCGGCATACTCAGGCACCCCTCCGGCAAATCTCCCGCCCCTGACGTCTTTAGGAGCGCTCCATGCACAGACCTCACAGACGCCCTCTGCCTCCGAggaccaagcccgcatcgcCGCACTCGAAGGCACGGTCAATCAATTGGCCACAAGCATGGCCGCCAACATGGCGGAGCTGTTTGCCCTACTCAAGGGATCTAACCGAACCTCTTTGAGCTCCACGCCTCCACCAGGACCGGGGCCGACGGCCGATCCaaccccgtgggctccaccAACCCAAGCCCCAGAGAACATTGAGGCTCCCGCACCGCCAACGCTGCATACATCCACGATCCACCCCTTCACCAGCCAATTTCCACCGCCGccggcccccacggccgtccctcttccaccggcgacCTTCCTATCCTCGGAGCACGTCCTGTCCGCGCCTCCGCCGTTTCCATACCGACCCCAGCTATGGCCTACACAGTACCTCCGTCGATGGTTTTCCCGGCGACCAGTGCACCTACTCCGACTCATCttcaagccacggagcttcCTCCCTATCTGTCTCTACAGCCTCACGCCGGCCTTTCCTACCAGGCACCGCCCCCTATAAACACCTCTTCCACGAACCAGGCACGCCGACCCATGCGGCCCAATTCGCCTCACCGAcgcacttcttccccgaggccgacgccAAACAAGAGCGTAGATTGAAGCGAATGGaagaaacgatacgggccctACAAGCGGGTGATGCTCGTCCCGACGCACGCTATGGCGACTGCAGCCTATTCCCGGgtatgcggctgcccccgaagttcaaggtcccgaagttcaagacctatgagGGCACGACAgatccacgccaccacctccgccactaccgagggaagatgctgcagtattgagaatacgaggagtttgtcatccactccttcca
Above is a window of Punica granatum isolate Tunisia-2019 chromosome 7, ASM765513v2, whole genome shotgun sequence DNA encoding:
- the LOC116214412 gene encoding pollen-specific leucine-rich repeat extensin-like protein 2, giving the protein MAEEDRVDISEEVNPPAPTLSQPPLTHAPPPPTPAGILPAYSGTPPANLPPLTSLGALHAQTSQTPSASEDQARIAALEGTVNQLATSMAANMAELFALLKGSNRTSLSSTPPPGPGPTADPTPWAPPTQAPENIEAPAPPTLHTSTIHPFTSQFPPPPAPTAVPLPPATFLSSEHVLSAPPPFPYRPQLWPTQYLRRWFSRRPVHLLRLIFKPRSFLPICLYSLTPAFPTRHRPL